Sequence from the Terriglobales bacterium genome:
TGTCCGGAAGGACAGGGGGTGATGCGTCCAATGGGACATGGCCAGGTACAGGGTCCCGGCGTATGCTGCCCGGCACTTTAGGTTCGCCGGTGGTAGGCGCTAGCGAATCCCAGCAGCAGAGGCGTCTTATGGCAGCAGCAGTCGCAACAGGCCACTCGAGTTGGTCCGAAAAGCGCGCCTTCCCGCGGTTTCCCGCCCCGGTCATGGTGCGCTACGGGACCCCGTCGCCGGAACACGCCGGTTATGCCTACGACATCAGTGAGGGCGGCATCGGCTTTGCCGGCGACGCTCCCGAACCCATCGGCGTCGAGGTGCGTGTCCGCTTCAAGTGGGACTCGCCGCTCGGCGAGTGGATCGACGCCCGCGCCGTCGTCCGCCACGCCAACGGCAACAAGATGGGCGTCCAGTTCCTCGACCTCAAGGAGTCCGTCAAGATCAAGCTGGTCGAGATGATCTACCAGGAGATCACCCGCCGCGGCGGCTAGCCGCCGGATGCGGGTGGCATCCACAGGTTCTTCGCTGGCCGAAGGATCTCCCTTGTACAAAGAGGCGGCGTGCTGCAGAGCACGCCGCCTCGCCATTTGGAGACTGTTTCGTGAGTGTCATGCTGAGCCCGCCGTGGCGGGCGGAGCATCTCACGGCCGAGATCCCTCGCTACGCTCGGGATGACGGCTGCGGGCTCCCGCTTCGCTCACGCCCGCAGAACGCCGTCACTTGTTCTTCCACACCGGCTTGCGCTTCTCCAGCACCGCGCGCAGGCCCTCCTGCACGTCCTCGAGCGCCATCAGTT
This genomic interval carries:
- a CDS encoding PilZ domain-containing protein; amino-acid sequence: MAAAVATGHSSWSEKRAFPRFPAPVMVRYGTPSPEHAGYAYDISEGGIGFAGDAPEPIGVEVRVRFKWDSPLGEWIDARAVVRHANGNKMGVQFLDLKESVKIKLVEMIYQEITRRGG